The proteins below are encoded in one region of Pseudomonas azadiae:
- a CDS encoding ATP-binding protein — protein sequence MNQPPNRRILLIDDTPSIHDDFRKILMPPVEANQLLNDMESALFGDTTKAQAQVFELHSAYGGEEGLGLLTTAMTQQRPYALAFVDMRMPQGWDGARTIEELWKVDHDLQVVVCTAYSDYAWEDLLERLHGHDRLLILKKPFDNIEVQQMANTLANKWDMARRASLQTTHLAQLVEQRTQALQLEIDERKHLESQLVQSEKLASLGQLAAGVAHEINNPVGFISSNLSTLDGYFKQLQQILQAYQGAEPLIAAPEQRDQLKALRTSLELDFLTEDIPILIRESKEGIGRVVQIVKDLKNFSRVDNDQTWQFANLQQGIDSTLNIVASELKYKADVVKHYQPLPDIECLASQLNQVVMNLVINAAQAMGPERGTITISNGVEGQNIWLEVADNGCGIAPEALQKIFDPFFTTKPVGEGTGLGLSLSYGIVKKHGGTIAVSSEPGKGTTFRVVLPIRQTAV from the coding sequence ATGAACCAACCTCCCAACCGGCGCATCCTGCTGATCGACGACACGCCTTCGATCCATGATGATTTTCGCAAGATCCTGATGCCGCCCGTTGAAGCGAACCAGCTCCTGAATGACATGGAATCGGCGCTGTTCGGCGACACGACCAAGGCCCAGGCACAGGTTTTCGAGCTGCACTCGGCCTATGGCGGCGAAGAAGGCCTTGGCCTGCTAACCACGGCCATGACGCAACAACGTCCCTACGCGTTGGCCTTTGTCGACATGCGCATGCCCCAGGGCTGGGACGGCGCCCGGACCATCGAAGAGCTGTGGAAAGTCGACCACGACCTGCAAGTGGTGGTGTGCACTGCGTACTCGGACTATGCCTGGGAAGACCTGCTCGAACGCCTGCACGGCCATGATCGCCTGCTGATCCTGAAAAAACCCTTCGACAATATTGAAGTCCAGCAAATGGCCAACACCCTGGCCAACAAATGGGACATGGCCCGCCGCGCTTCGCTGCAAACCACCCACCTGGCGCAACTGGTGGAACAACGCACGCAAGCGCTGCAACTGGAAATCGACGAGCGCAAGCACCTGGAAAGCCAACTGGTGCAGTCTGAAAAGCTTGCGTCGCTGGGGCAACTCGCGGCGGGCGTCGCCCATGAGATCAACAACCCGGTGGGCTTCATTTCTTCCAACCTCAGCACCCTGGACGGCTACTTCAAGCAGTTGCAACAGATACTGCAAGCCTACCAAGGCGCCGAGCCGCTGATTGCGGCGCCGGAGCAGCGCGACCAACTCAAGGCGCTGCGTACCAGCCTTGAGCTGGATTTCCTCACGGAAGACATTCCGATCCTGATCAGAGAATCCAAGGAAGGCATTGGTCGGGTGGTGCAGATCGTCAAGGACCTGAAGAACTTCTCACGGGTGGACAACGACCAGACCTGGCAGTTTGCGAACTTGCAACAGGGCATCGACTCGACGCTGAACATCGTCGCCAGCGAGCTCAAGTACAAGGCCGATGTCGTCAAGCACTACCAACCACTGCCGGACATCGAATGCCTCGCCTCACAGCTCAACCAGGTGGTGATGAACCTGGTGATCAACGCGGCGCAAGCCATGGGCCCGGAGCGCGGCACCATTACCATCAGCAACGGCGTGGAAGGCCAGAACATCTGGCTGGAAGTGGCGGACAACGGCTGCGGCATCGCCCCTGAAGCACTGCAGAAAATCTTCGACCCGTTCTTCACCACCAAACCGGTGGGCGAAGGCACGGGGCTGGGGCTGTCGCTGTCCTACGGCATCGTCAAGAAACATGGCGGCACGATCGCCGTCAGCAGCGAACCGGGCAAGGGCACGACGTTTCGGGTGGTGTTGCCGATTCGGCAGACGGCGGTGTAG
- a CDS encoding type B 50S ribosomal protein L31 yields the protein MKAGIHPDYRTVLFHDTAADVFFLIGSTADSDRTHTHSDGNTYPYIPLDVSSASHPVYTGQQRKTQAEGRIAGFNKRFASFGASPKKVEE from the coding sequence ATGAAAGCTGGTATCCACCCCGACTACCGTACCGTGCTGTTCCACGACACCGCTGCCGACGTGTTCTTCCTGATCGGCTCCACCGCCGACAGCGATCGCACCCACACGCACAGTGACGGCAACACCTACCCTTATATTCCCCTGGATGTGTCCAGCGCTTCGCATCCGGTCTACACCGGCCAGCAGCGCAAGACCCAGGCCGAAGGCCGCATCGCCGGGTTCAACAAACGGTTTGCTTCGTTTGGGGCGAGTCCGAAAAAAGTCGAGGAGTGA
- a CDS encoding APC family permease — MARLQRTLSLGSVVLFGIAYMTPIIVLGTFGILAQSTSGMVPAAYLAALVAMFFTAMSYGRMASAFPVAGSAYTYVRKAISPKLGFIAGWAVLLDYLFLPMAIWLIGAAYLNSAFPTVPQWVWVLAFIGVTSAINIVGLKLANGINALLMLVQFLVLIAFVALCIHYIGGDPSKPLWTLTPFFNGQMQMPLIMSGAAIACYSFLGFDAVSTLTEETRDPRRTIPRAIMLITLIGGLIFVAVSYFVQVAHPSFEFTNVDSAAYEIARNIGGDLFVSVFLIGLIVGQFASGLSAQASGSRLLFAMGRDGVLPKSFFGTLHARFGTPVNSILLCAVVALLALKLDVTTSTSFINFGAFLAFSLVNLSVIFHYWIGAKQRGVRELILFLIFPAVGLLADLWLMISLDHLAMYLGLGWLAIGLVYLGVLTRGFSQQPPEMDFQEAA, encoded by the coding sequence ATGGCTCGTTTGCAACGCACCCTGTCATTAGGGTCGGTGGTGCTGTTTGGCATCGCCTATATGACGCCGATCATTGTGCTCGGCACCTTCGGCATCCTGGCGCAATCCACTTCGGGCATGGTGCCCGCCGCTTACCTGGCGGCGCTGGTGGCGATGTTCTTCACCGCCATGAGTTACGGGCGCATGGCCTCGGCCTTTCCGGTGGCCGGTTCCGCCTACACCTACGTGCGCAAGGCCATCAGCCCCAAGCTGGGGTTTATTGCCGGCTGGGCGGTGTTGCTCGATTACCTGTTCCTGCCCATGGCCATCTGGCTGATCGGTGCGGCGTACCTTAATTCCGCGTTTCCGACGGTGCCGCAGTGGGTCTGGGTGTTGGCGTTCATCGGCGTCACCAGCGCCATCAATATCGTTGGCCTCAAGCTGGCCAATGGCATCAATGCCTTGCTGATGCTGGTGCAGTTCCTGGTATTGATCGCCTTCGTGGCGCTGTGCATCCATTACATCGGCGGCGATCCGAGCAAGCCACTGTGGACCCTCACCCCGTTCTTCAACGGCCAGATGCAAATGCCATTGATCATGAGCGGCGCGGCCATCGCCTGCTACTCGTTCCTGGGCTTTGACGCGGTCAGCACCCTCACCGAAGAAACCCGCGACCCGCGCCGCACTATCCCCCGGGCGATCATGTTGATTACCCTCATCGGCGGGCTGATCTTCGTGGCGGTGTCCTACTTTGTGCAGGTCGCGCATCCGTCGTTTGAGTTCACTAACGTGGATTCGGCGGCGTATGAAATCGCGCGCAACATCGGTGGCGACTTGTTTGTGTCGGTCTTTCTGATCGGCCTGATCGTCGGTCAGTTCGCATCGGGGCTCTCTGCCCAGGCCAGTGGTTCGCGCCTGTTGTTCGCCATGGGCCGCGACGGCGTGTTACCCAAGTCGTTCTTCGGCACTTTGCATGCGCGCTTCGGCACGCCGGTCAACAGCATCCTGTTGTGCGCGGTGGTGGCGCTGCTGGCATTGAAGCTGGATGTGACCACGTCCACGTCGTTCATCAACTTCGGTGCGTTCCTGGCGTTCAGCCTGGTGAACCTGTCGGTGATCTTTCACTACTGGATCGGCGCCAAGCAACGCGGTGTGCGTGAGTTGATCCTGTTCTTGATATTCCCGGCCGTCGGTCTGCTGGCGGACTTGTGGCTGATGATCAGCCTCGATCACCTGGCCATGTATCTCGGTCTGGGTTGGCTGGCCATCGGCCTGGTTTACCTGGGCGTGCTCACCCGTGGCTTCTCGCAGCAGCCACCGGAGATGGATTTCCAAGAAGCTGCATAG
- a CDS encoding carbon-nitrogen hydrolase family protein, with amino-acid sequence MKVEFAQLAGRDNGTAYNLERALAAIAAAAADTQLIVFPETHLMGFPSAETVADVAEPLDGPTVQAVIDAARARNIAVVIGTAESAGGQFYNTTLLITPEGIALRYRKTHLWASDRGVFTPGDRYATCLWNGVRVGLLICYDIEFPESARANAQLGAELLIVTNGNMDPYGPTHRTAIMARAQENQVFALMVNRVEEGDGGLLFAGGSALVDPFGTLLFEAGREEGQFTVELDLDQLAAARKDYRYLDDQRLKLPGEVIERSDGTRELLIPE; translated from the coding sequence ATGAAGGTCGAATTTGCCCAGTTGGCGGGCCGTGATAACGGTACAGCTTACAACCTTGAGCGGGCCTTGGCGGCGATCGCTGCCGCGGCGGCCGATACGCAACTGATCGTCTTCCCGGAAACCCACTTGATGGGCTTCCCGTCGGCCGAGACTGTCGCCGACGTCGCCGAGCCGCTGGACGGGCCCACCGTACAGGCCGTGATCGACGCCGCCCGCGCACGTAATATCGCGGTGGTGATCGGCACGGCCGAAAGCGCCGGCGGGCAATTCTACAACACCACTTTGCTGATCACGCCCGAAGGGATTGCCCTGCGTTATCGCAAGACCCACCTGTGGGCCTCTGATCGCGGGGTCTTCACCCCAGGCGATCGCTATGCCACCTGTCTCTGGAATGGTGTACGCGTCGGCCTGTTGATCTGCTACGACATCGAGTTCCCGGAAAGCGCCCGCGCCAATGCGCAATTGGGCGCCGAACTGCTGATCGTCACCAACGGCAACATGGACCCGTACGGCCCCACACACCGCACCGCGATCATGGCCCGCGCCCAGGAAAACCAGGTGTTTGCGCTGATGGTCAACCGCGTGGAAGAGGGCGATGGCGGGTTGTTGTTCGCGGGCGGCAGCGCCTTGGTCGACCCGTTTGGCACGTTGCTGTTCGAGGCCGGGCGTGAGGAAGGGCAATTCACGGTTGAGCTCGATCTTGACCAACTGGCGGCGGCACGCAAGGACTACCGCTATCTGGACGACCAGCGCTTGAAATTGCCGGGTGAGGTGATCGAGCGCAGCGATGGGACACGCGAGCTGCTGATCCCCGAATGA
- a CDS encoding helix-turn-helix transcriptional regulator, which produces MTMSLQDIAWHRSVGQMIDALDQPNFWTQLVRLLDQYVPFDSWVVLLFGSEHRPLVFAECPGADGAPDHLFQDYLNGLYLLDPFYIASREHTRTGLFRLAEVAPEHFELTEYYQRYFRLNVVADEIQFNCHLPDARTLCLSLGSRQRFDPAQIALLSLIQPWVLGLLRQRLPYELNQVSALQPPIQNDDWGAQLTARELDVGRLMLSGCSSKEIARKLEISVETVKVHKKHMYSKLGIKSQSELFSIFLQAQTA; this is translated from the coding sequence ATGACCATGTCGCTGCAAGACATCGCCTGGCACCGTTCGGTGGGGCAAATGATAGACGCCCTGGACCAGCCCAACTTCTGGACCCAGCTTGTGCGCCTGCTGGACCAGTACGTGCCGTTCGATAGCTGGGTGGTGTTGCTGTTCGGCAGCGAACACCGCCCGCTGGTATTCGCTGAGTGCCCAGGTGCCGACGGCGCGCCCGACCACCTGTTCCAGGACTACCTGAACGGCCTGTACCTGCTTGACCCCTTCTACATCGCCAGCCGCGAACACACGCGTACCGGGCTGTTTCGCCTGGCCGAAGTGGCGCCGGAGCACTTCGAACTCACCGAGTACTACCAGCGCTATTTCCGCCTGAACGTGGTGGCCGATGAAATCCAGTTCAATTGCCACCTGCCGGATGCGCGTACATTGTGCCTGTCGCTGGGCTCCCGGCAGCGTTTCGACCCGGCGCAAATTGCCCTGCTGTCGCTAATCCAGCCCTGGGTACTGGGCCTGCTGCGCCAGCGCCTGCCCTATGAACTGAACCAGGTCAGCGCCCTGCAGCCGCCGATCCAGAATGATGACTGGGGCGCGCAACTCACCGCCCGCGAGCTGGATGTGGGTCGCTTGATGCTCAGCGGCTGCTCCAGCAAGGAAATCGCGCGTAAGCTGGAAATCTCTGTGGAAACCGTGAAAGTCCATAAGAAACACATGTACAGCAAGCTAGGGATCAAATCCCAGTCAGAGCTGTTCTCGATCTTTCTACAGGCGCAAACCGCCTAG
- a CDS encoding FMN-binding glutamate synthase family protein — protein MSLSLLSRYAFFAVCVIFTLASLPFIEHEWLWPFTLITGVLSLIGIFDLLQSPHAVRRNYPILGNIRYLVEAIRPEIRQYLLESDSDALPFSRAQRSLVYSRAKNETADKPFGTLIDVYQSGFEFIGHSMRPAPLSDPSAFRVMVGGPQCTQPYSASVFNISAMSFGSLSANAIRALNQGAKLGNFAHDTGEGSISPYHRENGGDLTWELGSGYFGCRTSDGRFDPERFAVQARDPQVRMIEIKMSQGAKPGHGGILPKHKVTREIADTRGIMMGEDCISPSRHSAFSTPLELMQFIAQLRELSGGKPVGFKFCLGHPWEFMGIAKAMLETGVLPDFIVVDGKEGGTGAAPVEFTDHIGVPLREGLLFVHNTLVGLNLRDKIKLGASGKIVSAFDIASVLAIGADWANSARGFMFAIGCIQSQSCHTNKCPTGVATQDPLRQRALVVPDKAQRVFNFHRNTLKALAEMLAAAGLDHPSQLSAKHLVRRMSASEIKLFSQLHVFLKPGELLTGEVNGQFYSRMWQMARADSFEPHEVVAA, from the coding sequence ATGAGCCTGTCGTTACTGAGCCGTTACGCCTTCTTTGCCGTGTGCGTCATCTTCACCCTCGCCAGCCTTCCCTTTATCGAACATGAATGGCTCTGGCCCTTCACCCTGATCACCGGCGTACTGAGCCTGATCGGCATTTTCGACCTGCTGCAAAGCCCTCATGCGGTGCGCCGCAACTACCCGATCCTGGGCAATATCCGCTACCTGGTCGAAGCCATCCGCCCGGAAATCCGCCAGTACCTGCTGGAGTCCGACAGCGACGCCCTGCCCTTCTCCAGAGCCCAGCGCTCGCTGGTCTATTCGCGCGCCAAGAATGAAACCGCCGACAAACCCTTCGGCACCCTGATCGACGTGTACCAGTCGGGCTTCGAATTTATCGGCCACTCCATGCGCCCCGCGCCGCTCAGCGACCCGAGCGCCTTTCGCGTAATGGTCGGCGGCCCGCAGTGCACCCAGCCGTATTCGGCGTCGGTGTTCAACATCTCGGCGATGAGCTTCGGCTCGCTGAGCGCCAACGCGATTCGCGCGTTGAACCAGGGCGCCAAGCTGGGCAATTTCGCCCATGACACCGGTGAAGGCAGCATCAGCCCCTACCACCGCGAGAACGGCGGCGACCTGACCTGGGAGCTGGGCAGCGGCTACTTCGGCTGCCGCACCAGCGACGGCCGTTTCGACCCGGAACGCTTCGCCGTGCAAGCGCGGGACCCGCAGGTGCGCATGATCGAAATCAAGATGAGCCAGGGCGCCAAACCCGGCCATGGCGGGATCCTGCCCAAGCACAAGGTCACCCGGGAAATCGCCGACACCCGCGGCATCATGATGGGCGAGGACTGCATCTCGCCCTCGCGCCACAGTGCGTTTTCCACCCCGCTTGAGCTGATGCAGTTCATCGCGCAACTGCGCGAACTGTCCGGCGGCAAACCGGTGGGTTTCAAGTTCTGTCTGGGCCACCCGTGGGAGTTCATGGGCATCGCCAAGGCCATGCTCGAAACCGGCGTCCTCCCGGATTTTATCGTGGTCGACGGCAAGGAAGGCGGCACCGGCGCCGCCCCCGTGGAGTTCACCGACCATATCGGCGTGCCGCTGCGCGAAGGGCTGCTGTTCGTGCACAACACCCTGGTGGGGCTGAACCTGCGTGACAAAATCAAACTCGGCGCCAGCGGCAAGATCGTCAGCGCGTTCGACATCGCCAGCGTCCTGGCCATCGGCGCTGACTGGGCCAACTCGGCGCGTGGCTTCATGTTTGCCATCGGCTGCATCCAGTCGCAAAGTTGCCACACCAACAAGTGCCCGACCGGCGTCGCCACCCAGGACCCGTTGCGCCAGCGCGCCCTGGTAGTGCCGGACAAGGCCCAGCGCGTGTTCAACTTCCACCGCAACACCCTCAAGGCGTTGGCGGAAATGCTCGCCGCTGCCGGTCTCGATCATCCGTCACAACTGTCGGCCAAGCATTTGGTGCGGCGTATGTCGGCGAGCGAGATCAAGCTGTTTTCGCAGTTGCACGTGTTCCTCAAGCCCGGTGAGCTGCTCACCGGGGAAGTAAACGGCCAGTTTTATTCACGGATGTGGCAGATGGCGCGGGCGGACAGTTTCGAGCCCCACGAAGTGGTCGCCGCCTGA